AATATAAGATATAAATATAGCGCGGATATAGCGTAAAACTATATTCACGCTATATTTTTATGTATTATACAAGTGAGGGATGTCTTTATATAATGTGGAGCAGACGCATGAAAGGCGCTTCGCGCGGCGTCTGCGTACTTCGCAAGGAATCTCCCGCAAGTGGGTCCTCCTTACGAAAACTTGTGGAGCAGACGCAATAAATTACAGGAGGATATGATGAAGACATCAGTTATAGGATTTCCGAGGGTGGGAACATTAAGAGAGTTAAAATTTGCATCTGAAAAATATTTCAGACATGAGATAACGGCGCAGGAGCTTACAGGAATTGCAGCGGATCTAAGGCACAGACACTGGATAACACAGGTGGCAGCAGGAATAGATTTTGTTCCATGCAACGACTTTTCATTCTACGATATCGTGCTTGATACAGCAGTTCTTCTCGGAATTGTGCCAAAGAGATACAGAGAGCTAAATGTCTCAAAGCTTGACACGTACTTTGCCATGGCAAGGGGGTATCAGGGAGAATCTGGAGATGTGAAGGCTCTTGCGATGAAGAAGTGGTTCAACACAAACTATCACTACATAGTTCCGGAGATAGAGGATGACACAGTGATAAGCCTTGACTGTGAGAAACTTACAGGTGAATACGAGGAGACCAAGAAGCTGGGGATCAAGACAAAGCCTGTGGTTACAGGACCGTACACAATGCTTAAGCTCTGCAGATATGTGGGATCAAAGAATGCAGAAGATTTGGCTGATGATGTGGCAGAGGCTTACAGACAGCTCATTGCCGAGTGCACAGATAAGAATGTGGAGTGGCTGCAGTTTGATGAGCCGTCACTGGTGAGAGATATGGATGACGATGATAAGGCACTTTTCCACAGGGTGTATTACAGGGTATTTGCAGATCATGTGGGGTGTAAGATACTCCTCCAGACATACTTCGGTGATGTGAGGGATGTGTATGAGGATATCATAAATATGCCATTTGCTGGAATAGGTCTTGACTTTATAGAGGGCAGACAGACTGGAGAGCTTATCAACAGATACGGATTCCCTGGGGATAAGGTACTTTTTGCCGGTCTGGTAAATGGAAAAAATATCTGGAGAAATCATTATGACAAGACACTCAAGATCATAAGGCAGCTCCGTGATAAGAAGATAAATGTGGTTCTGTCTACATCCTGCTCACTGCTTCATGTGCCATACACACTTAAGCATGAGACGAAACTATCACAGGACTATCTGAGGTTCTTTGCATTTGCGGAGGAGAAACTTACTGAACTCTCGGAGCTTGCGACACTTGCTGAGAGATATAACTATACAGAACTTGAGGCATATCACAAGAATCAGGAGTTATTTGCGGGAACAAGAGACTGTAACAGCAATGAGGTGAGACAGAGGCTTGCGGCAGTGACTGAGGCGGATTATGTAAGACTTCCGAAGAGAAGTGAGAGACAGGCTCTCCAGAAGAAGGAGTTTGGACTTCCAGAACTTCCGACCACCACTATAGGTTCATTCCCACAGACCAAGGATGTAAAGTCGCAGAGAGCACAGCTCAGAAAGGGAGTGGTAACTGAGCAGGAGTATGTGGACTTTGTGAAG
This sequence is a window from Coprococcus eutactus. Protein-coding genes within it:
- the metE gene encoding 5-methyltetrahydropteroyltriglutamate--homocysteine S-methyltransferase; translation: MKTSVIGFPRVGTLRELKFASEKYFRHEITAQELTGIAADLRHRHWITQVAAGIDFVPCNDFSFYDIVLDTAVLLGIVPKRYRELNVSKLDTYFAMARGYQGESGDVKALAMKKWFNTNYHYIVPEIEDDTVISLDCEKLTGEYEETKKLGIKTKPVVTGPYTMLKLCRYVGSKNAEDLADDVAEAYRQLIAECTDKNVEWLQFDEPSLVRDMDDDDKALFHRVYYRVFADHVGCKILLQTYFGDVRDVYEDIINMPFAGIGLDFIEGRQTGELINRYGFPGDKVLFAGLVNGKNIWRNHYDKTLKIIRQLRDKKINVVLSTSCSLLHVPYTLKHETKLSQDYLRFFAFAEEKLTELSELATLAERYNYTELEAYHKNQELFAGTRDCNSNEVRQRLAAVTEADYVRLPKRSERQALQKKEFGLPELPTTTIGSFPQTKDVKSQRAQLRKGVVTEQEYVDFVKSKIKECVKWQEDIGLDVLVHGEYERNDMVEYFGEALGGFLFTEKAWVQSYGTRCVKPPVIWGDVYRKKPITVDWSVYAQSLTDKIMKGMLTGPVTILNWSFPREDISIKDSISQIALAIRDEVLDLEAHGIRMIQIDEAALREKLPLRKSDWYTEYLDFAIPAFRLTHSGVKAETQIHTHMCYSEFTDIIPAIDDMDADVITFEASRSDLQILDSLRENNFETEVGPGVYDIHSPRVPSVAEIVKAVNVMLTKIGRNKLWINPDCGLKTRGVPETDASLRNMVEAARQVRK